A genomic segment from Leguminivora glycinivorella isolate SPB_JAAS2020 chromosome 27, LegGlyc_1.1, whole genome shotgun sequence encodes:
- the LOC125240220 gene encoding putative protein TPRXL has translation MMFTRAVKSFKRFSFVSPQPQYRRSLRCCGDKPSRPPAEPLGNDSMAPRTSSAEAVRAGWTADSPRTSPSVQTRVARSQVATVGQPRIRTKSNRGLFTQLIALRAFWEPFTICPGSPDCPCSSEPRYQGRLRRPTSQSATIPPLPVDPPLVKAHTPKTHEEKPENKPTEAKANESPPSPSTTSTSSSSSSSSTTETETEKHKELPDEAKHSEKRKESSDEAKHSQVSFTEKRSESVTSKSSKSKESVLSKSSDSSKSSKSQSSLDKTKKVSPAQK, from the exons ATGATGTTTACAAGGGCCGTCAAGTCCTTCAAGAGATTTTCCTTTGTGTCACCGCAACCACAGTACAGGAGGTCTTTGAGATGCTGTGGAGACAAACCGTCAAGGCCTCCTGCAGAGCCATTGGGAAATGATAGTATGGCTCCGAGAACATCCTCGGCGGAGGCGGTCAGAGCGGGATG GACCGCCGATTCCCCCCGAACAAGTCCCTCAGTCCAAACTAGGGTGGCTCGGAGCCAAGTTGCGACAGTTGGTCAACCCAGAATCCGGACAAA GTCCAATCGCGGGCTTTTTACTCAACTTATTGCCTTGCGGGCGTTCTGGGAACCCTTCACCATCTGCCCCGGCAGCCCCGACTGCCCCTGCAGCTCCGAACCCCGGTATCAAGGCAGACTTCGTCGTCCGACCAGTCAATCAGCCACAATACCCCCACTACCCGTAGATCCGCCGCTAGTCAAGGCACATACGCCCAAGACACATGAAGAAAAACCAGAGAATAAACCTACAGAAGCGAAAGCCAATGAAAGCCCTCCCAGCCCATCCACTACAAGTACCTCTAGTTCTAGCTCAAGTTCTTCTACTACTGAGACAGAAACTGAGAAACATAAAGAATTGCCCGATGAGGCGAAACATAGTGAGAAACGTAAAGAATCGTCCGATGAGGCGAAACATAGCCAAGTgtcgttcactgaaaagcgtAGCGAATCGGTCACTAGCAAGAGCAGTAAAAGCAAAGAGAGCGTTCTTAGTAAAAGCAGTGATAGTAGTAAAAGCAGTAAAAGTCAATCTTCCCTGGACAAAACTAAAAAAGTATCGCCGGCTCAAAAATAA